The sequence GTCGATGTCGCCGACCGCCGCCGCGACAGTACCCGCGGACGCCGGGTCGGCAAGGTCGGCGACATGCGGGTCGGCGCCGGTACCGGCCGCGACGTCGCCGAGCGCGTCCGCATCGCGGCCGAGCGCGGTGACATGACAGCCGCGTGCCGCGAACGCCGCCACCGCCGCGGCGCCGATGCCGGAGGAACCGCCGGTGACGAGCACGCGAGTGCCGGGCTGGATCACGATGTCTCCCGCAGGGTCGATCCGATGACGAGGGCCTGCATGCGCTCGGTGAGCGCGTCGGCGAACGGGGCGGCGTCGGCGTGGGCGGTGACGCATACCGTGATCCACGGCCCCCAGGTGAGCGCACCCCACGCCAGCCCGGTTTCCGGCGCCAGAGCGAGCACCGGGTAGGCCCTCGACATCACCGCGCCGTGCCAGCGCACCTCCCTGCGAGGTCCGGGCATGACCGTGCCGACCGCGTTGAACCAGCCGCCCCGGTACACGAGCCGGGCCGCCGCCCTGTGCAGGGTGGGTGGCAGGAGGCCGAGTGCCTGCACCACGAGATTCGCGGCCTCCGGCACCCCGGTGTCGGTGCGGGACCGCAGTGCCGCCGCCACGCGCCGGGCTCTGACGGTGAGGTCCATCGGGCCCACGGGCAGATCGACCGACACGGCGCCGGTGTGGTTACCGGCCATGCGCAGACTGTCCGTGCCGCGCACCGACCACGGAACCATGAGGCGGAACCTTCCGCGCTCCGTCCCTGTGACGTCGTGCCACGCCTGAGCGAAGGTCGCGAGCACGTATTCGGCGGCGCCGACACCCGCGTCACGTGCCGAGACCCGCACCGCCTTGCCCGCCAGCAGACCGAGGGCGTGGTGCCTGCGTGGGTCGGGGACGGGCCCGTCCGTGGTGGCCTTCGGCGCGCGGCCAGCCGCGGCGAGCCTGGCGAGCCCCGAGAGCACAGGACGTGGGCCCGCCCGAAGCCCAGGGACGCCCAGCCAGGACATCGGCAGCGAGGGACGGCTCGCCCACGACAGCGACGCCGCGTCGTCGGTGTCGGACAGCAGGGCCTGCAACACGGTCATCCCGTCACCGAGCGCGTGGTGCAGCTTCACCAGCAGCGCGCTGCGCCCGTCGGCGAGACCCGTGACGAGCCGAGCCTCGCCGACGGAACGCGCGGCGTTCAGGGGCTCGGAGAAGAACGAGTCCACTGCGGACGGCAGGTCAGCGGCGGTCACCACATCGACGGCGTCCGTGGCGACCCTGCCCTCGACGGGGATCCAGCGGGCGGGCCGGGTGAGACGGGCCGGGGCGAGCCTGCCGAAAGCTCCAGGCACCATGGCGAGCATGGCCGCTGCCTGTCCCACGGTGGGCACGGTGCCCGGTTCGAAGACGAGCACCGTGCCCACATGCTGGGGCACGGCGGGAGAATCGACGTGCGTGAAAAGAGCGTCGGACGCGGGCAGTGTGCGGGGAGCGGGCCGGGGAGGAGCGGTGGCGAGCAGGCGGATCAACGCGTCGAGTCCGCCCGTGCCGGTCGAGGGGTCCCACGTCGCGGTGGGTAGCCCGAAACCCCTACGGCGACGCAACCAGTCGAGCCCCGCGGCGACCGAAGGATGGACGGCGAGCACAGCGTCCGGCCGTACCCGGTCGAGCAGCCTGCCCAGTTCCCGCCCCGTTCCGGCGCCACCGGCAGGGGCCTCTGTCACTGGCTCGGCCACGACGTCGGCGTCCGGCCAGGCGTGTTGAGCCGCCCGCTGCACGGCGGACAGCGGCGGACTCGCCGTCCCCGCGAAGACGACGAGCAGACGCGGTGCAGTGGAGGTCCGCACGAGCCCAGCCTGCCACGTCGCCGTGCCTGGTCGTGGCCGAGGCGCGCGGGACTCACCTGCAAGGACGAGACCATGGGCCCGGTTTGGACGTCATCCGCACGGCAATCCGGACATCGCACCGAAGGCACCGAGACGTCGAGCGGGAGCGCCATGTTCACACACACCAAACGCCTGCAGTTCGAGGCGAAGCCCGAGCAGCCGGACCCGGTGTTCGCGAGGAAACTTCAGGAGTTGATCGGTGGCGCCTGGGGTGAGACGACCGTCACGATGCAGTACTTGTTCCAGGGCTGGAACTGCCGCATCGAAGGCAAATACAAAGACCTGATCATGGACATCGCCACAGAGGAGATCGGGCACGTCGAGATGCTCGCGACGATGGTGGCGCGGTTGCTCGAAGGCGCGCCTGCCACCGAGACCACTCGTGCTGTGCAGGACCCGGTGATGGCGGCCGTTATCGGGGGCATGGACCCGCAGCAAGCCATCGTCGGAGGAGGGGGAGCCACCCTGAGCGACAGCCAGGGTGTCCCGTGGAACGGGCGATACATCGTGGCCAGCGGCAACCTCCTGGCCGACTTCCGCGCCAACGTGGCTGCCGAGGCGCAGGGGCGGTTGCAGACCGCGCGCCTGTACAACATGACCGACGACCCCGGCGTCAAGGACATGCTGAAGTTCAACCTCGCCCGCGACACCTACCACCAGAACCTGTGGCTCGCGGCGATCGAGGAGTTGAAGGCCGACGGCGTCGAGGGGACGGTCGCCCCGAACGCGCTGCTGGACGAGGAACACACCGAACACGCCACCAGCTTGTGGAACCTGTCCGAAGGGGATGAATCCACGCAAGGAAGGTGGGCACACGGGACGGCACCGGACGGCTCACACCAGATGGGGATCATTCCGGAACCGAGGCCGCTGGGCGGGCCTGCCGACGCTCCGGCACCGGACCCGAAGCTCTTCGCCACCTACGACGGAAGCAAGGGATCACCCCGCGACCCCCGTCTCACCGGCGTGAAAGGCATGGTCGGCAAGCTCAAGGAAGGGTTCAGCGACTGACTCCGGAACCGTCCTGACGTCGGCGGTCGAGCAGCGGGACGGCCAGCAGGCCGAGCGCGAACAGCAGCCGGTCGCGTGCCGAGGACATCGAACGGCCGGTGAGCGACTCGATGCGGTGGAGGCGGTAGATCACGGTGTTGCGGTGACAGTAGAGCCGCTGCGCGGCCCTGGTGGGGGAACCACCGCTGTCGATCACCGCGTCCAGCGTCGCCAGCAATGTCGCTCTCTCGGGCTCGGCCAGGGTCAACAGGTCGCCGAACGCCACCTGCGCGAGCCGCGCCGTCAGCTCGCTCCCGCCCGCGAGCAGTGCCTCGGGAAGGCGGTCGTCGAGGAACGCCACACCCGGCGCGGTGAGCGTCCTCGCCGCCGTGCGGGCGAGCGGGTACGCCTCGGCGACCCGCGCCAGCGTGGTGATCACCGGCGACGCCCCGACCCTGCCCGTCGCGACGGGCCGCAGCGCGGCCAGCACCTCCGAGGGCGGCTGGTCACCGAGCGCGACCAGTCCCACGACGTCGGACGGCCGCACCTGCCACGACGACACCAGCCCGCGCGCGGCGAGCGCCTCTCTTGGCGACCGCAGCGGCTCGTCGGCCGTCGCGTCGAGAAGGGCCACCACACACAGCATCGGCCCGCACGTCGGCAACCCGAGCACCGTCGCGGCGTCCTGCGCGAGGACGGTGTCGCCGCCCTCACCGTCCAGCAGCGCGTTGAGGAAGGCTTGGCGTCTGCCCAGTTCCCGGCTGCGCAGGCGGGACTCCTCACGCCGGTAGTCATCGACGAGTGCCGCCGAACTGGCGTCGAACACCCGCCACACCCAGCCGGACGCCGTCAGCAGGTCGTGGTCGAAGCGACCTCCGAACCGCTCCCGTGAGGCCGCGAGGAGCCCTTCCCAGATCACCTGGGCGCCGAGCCGGTACGCGTGCAGCACCGCTTCGAGCGGGATACCTTCCCTCGCCCGCTTCCTGCCGGTCTCGCGGGACGTGTCGTCGGGGGAAGCGCCCTCCGGAACGAAACCGCCGAGTGACTGGATACCACGTTCCAGATTCGCCGCGAGGTTCTCCCGCAGCGCATCGGGAGCCGAGGCGCCGAGCCGCGCGTAGCCGGGCTGGGCGCGCGACACCATCAGCACGAGTCGGTCGGTGAGAACCCCGAGGTCGTCCAGCAGTGCTGTGGCGAGCACGCGCAGGGCGGCTCTCGACGTCGAGGAGATCTCGCCCTCGTCGATGTGCCCTGCCGTCGTCATCGCAGTGACGATGGCACGCCGCCCGCACCGCGTCCAGTTTCCTCAGGGCCGCTCCCGGACCGTGGAACGCGAGGCGCCGAAAGCGTGCGATCAGGAAAGGCCGAGGGCGGCGGTCAGAACCCGCGCCGCCGTTCCGCCCCGTTCGATGGCGACGTCGAGCGCGGCCGGCACGTCGAGATCGGCGCCGAGCAGCCGCCGCATCCGTTCGATGTCGGAGTCGTCGGTGTGCCCGCCCCTGCGGCCTGCCGCCTGGTGGAGATCCTCCAGCCGCGCCGCCGCCACGTCCAGGACGCCGGGGGCGTACTCCCACGACCCGGCCCACGATCGATCGATGATGGCGAGACGCACCACGGGAGCGGGGTAGCTCCTCAGCAGGTCCTGCACCAGCACGTGATTGCCACGTGAGGAGGCCATCTTGGCTCCGTCGGCGAGCACCGTGCCCACGTGAAACCACGCCCTCGCGTACGGTGAGACGCCCGCGTACGCCTCAGCCATCGCCGCATGGTAGGCGTGGTGGGGAAAACGCAGGTCAGCGCCACCGGCGTGGATGTCCACGCACGGCCCGAACGTCGAAACCGACATGGCGACGCATTCCGCGTGCCAGCCTGGCCTTCCCGGCCCCCACGGCGAGTCCCACGCGGGATGGCCCGGCTCGGCAGGCTGCCACACGGCGACGTCGAACGGGTCGTCCTTCGCCTTCTCGTCCGGTCTGCCGCCGTACCTGCGGGCCAGATCCAGTGCGGTCTCCTCGTTGAGCCGCGACCGCGCGACGACGTGCCTGCCCCTGAAGTAGACGCCGCCGTCGCGCACGTACGCGGCACCGGACTCGGCCAGCGCACCGGCCAGTCTGATCACCGCGTCGATGTAGCGGTGCGCTCGCGGTTCGTAGTCGGGCATCCGCACCCGCAGCGCGGCCATGTCCTCCTCGAAGCGGAACTCCTGGAACGCCGCGTAGTGGTCGTAGCGCACCCCTGCCCGCCGGGCGGCGTCGTCGATGACCTCGTCCACGTCGGTGACGTTGCGGCACAGGATCGGTTCGACGCCGAGGACGCGCAGCACGCGTCGCAGCGTGTCCACCCACACGAAGGTCGAGGCGTGTCCGAGGTGGGTCATGTCGTAGGGCGTGATCCCGCAGGCGTAGACGCGGGCGCGGTCGAGCAACGTCGTCGAACGACCGTCCAGGGTGATCGCCGTGGCGCCCGTGGCGGGGCGCCAGCGGGTCATCGATTCGAACGTCATGGCCCCATCGTCACGCCTGCGGGGCGATGACGCCGGGTCGAAGGGACGGGCCGAGCGTACCGCGGGGGCAGCGATGGTCTGCGCCGTTGTCCGGGGGTGCGGGAGGTGCAGGCACGCGTGCGGGGAGTGCGGACACGCGTGCGGGGAGTGCGGACACGCGTGCGGGAAGTGCGGACACGCGTGCGGGAGGTGCGGACACGCGGGTCTGTCTTGGGGTGGTGTGTGGGCTTACCAATCGCGGTTCTGGAGGCTCACCAGGATGCGATCGACGATGCCGGGATCGGGTCCGGTCGCCTCGCCCGGCGCGGGTTCCGGCACCGTCTGGGTCCGCCGCTCGTCGCGGCGGGGCAGGCGTACCTGTGCCGCCGTCACACCGGAGGGAAGCGGGACCTCACACCACACCAGCTTGCCCCTGCCCTCCAGCGGTACGGCGCCCGTCGCGTAGCCGTCCACGACCGGTGCGTCGTCGTGGACGTGCGCGAGCTGGTCGTCCTCGACCTCGACCACGAGGCAGTTCCCCGAGAGCCGCAGCCGCACGGTGACGAAGCCCGGCGCGGACGGATCGGTTCGCTCCACCACAGCGCTGACCAGCTGACTCGCCACAGTCGATGCCTCTTCGAACAGCTCGCGCAGCGACCATTCGGTGAGGGAGAACCGGACGAACAGCTCTGTGCACTTCACGGCACTGGGCAGCGCGACCAGACGCAGGTCGTCGAGCTGTGCGGTCTGGGAATTCACGAAAGATCCTTCCACGGTCGCTTCCCATCGGGTGCCGGCTGGTCGGCGAGGCCAGTATCTTGCCGTATTCCGCCCTCCGGAGTCGAGTGCCCGAACTCCGGAGAGCAGTTACCCGCTGCGACGGCGCAGGGACCAGCCGTCGAACACCCTACCGCGCGCCGTCCGGAAGTTGGCGCATGGTCAATTTCGGCCCGCGGCGGTGGGTGGGGCCGTGGCGGCGCCGGGTCGTACCCCGGGCCCCGCGACCGGCGGCTGGGCCGAGGTGTGCGCGCGCACGGCGTTCCCGAGCTGGGCACCCAGCTCGGTGTAGGAGGCGAATTCGCCGTGGTCGAACCACTGGTCGCCGGTGCTGTCGTTCGGGAACTCCGGATGGTGGATCGCGTACGACTGGAGCGCGTAGGGCAGGTCCGGCCACAGCACGCCCCTCGCCACGATCAGCTCGCCCGTGATCCCCTCGTCGAGGCCGCTCTCCGGTGGATAGTGGATGGTGCCGGTCACCACGGGCGAGGCGGCCATCCGGTCGGCGAGCGGGTGGCCCGTCAGGTCGGACCGCGCGGAGCCGGGATCGACGCGCCACGGCTCGTGCAGCTCCACCCTGACGCCCAGTTCCTGCCTGGCGAGTTCCAGCGCCTCGGCGAGCGTGCGGGCCGAGGGGGGACGGTCGTTGCTCGCGTCGATGCAGTAGATGCGGGTGCAGCGGCGCCGGAACAACTCCACGAGACCGAGGTTGTCGTAGTGGGCGCCGTCGCTGATGTGCAGGAG comes from Saccharomonospora xinjiangensis XJ-54 and encodes:
- a CDS encoding cysteine--tRNA ligase encodes the protein MTFESMTRWRPATGATAITLDGRSTTLLDRARVYACGITPYDMTHLGHASTFVWVDTLRRVLRVLGVEPILCRNVTDVDEVIDDAARRAGVRYDHYAAFQEFRFEEDMAALRVRMPDYEPRAHRYIDAVIRLAGALAESGAAYVRDGGVYFRGRHVVARSRLNEETALDLARRYGGRPDEKAKDDPFDVAVWQPAEPGHPAWDSPWGPGRPGWHAECVAMSVSTFGPCVDIHAGGADLRFPHHAYHAAMAEAYAGVSPYARAWFHVGTVLADGAKMASSRGNHVLVQDLLRSYPAPVVRLAIIDRSWAGSWEYAPGVLDVAAARLEDLHQAAGRRGGHTDDSDIERMRRLLGADLDVPAALDVAIERGGTAARVLTAALGLS
- a CDS encoding manganese catalase family protein, producing MFTHTKRLQFEAKPEQPDPVFARKLQELIGGAWGETTVTMQYLFQGWNCRIEGKYKDLIMDIATEEIGHVEMLATMVARLLEGAPATETTRAVQDPVMAAVIGGMDPQQAIVGGGGATLSDSQGVPWNGRYIVASGNLLADFRANVAAEAQGRLQTARLYNMTDDPGVKDMLKFNLARDTYHQNLWLAAIEELKADGVEGTVAPNALLDEEHTEHATSLWNLSEGDESTQGRWAHGTAPDGSHQMGIIPEPRPLGGPADAPAPDPKLFATYDGSKGSPRDPRLTGVKGMVGKLKEGFSD
- a CDS encoding wax ester/triacylglycerol synthase domain-containing protein, producing the protein MRTSTAPRLLVVFAGTASPPLSAVQRAAQHAWPDADVVAEPVTEAPAGGAGTGRELGRLLDRVRPDAVLAVHPSVAAGLDWLRRRRGFGLPTATWDPSTGTGGLDALIRLLATAPPRPAPRTLPASDALFTHVDSPAVPQHVGTVLVFEPGTVPTVGQAAAMLAMVPGAFGRLAPARLTRPARWIPVEGRVATDAVDVVTAADLPSAVDSFFSEPLNAARSVGEARLVTGLADGRSALLVKLHHALGDGMTVLQALLSDTDDAASLSWASRPSLPMSWLGVPGLRAGPRPVLSGLARLAAAGRAPKATTDGPVPDPRRHHALGLLAGKAVRVSARDAGVGAAEYVLATFAQAWHDVTGTERGRFRLMVPWSVRGTDSLRMAGNHTGAVSVDLPVGPMDLTVRARRVAAALRSRTDTGVPEAANLVVQALGLLPPTLHRAAARLVYRGGWFNAVGTVMPGPRREVRWHGAVMSRAYPVLALAPETGLAWGALTWGPWITVCVTAHADAAPFADALTERMQALVIGSTLRETS
- a CDS encoding PucR family transcriptional regulator; amino-acid sequence: MTTAGHIDEGEISSTSRAALRVLATALLDDLGVLTDRLVLMVSRAQPGYARLGASAPDALRENLAANLERGIQSLGGFVPEGASPDDTSRETGRKRAREGIPLEAVLHAYRLGAQVIWEGLLAASRERFGGRFDHDLLTASGWVWRVFDASSAALVDDYRREESRLRSRELGRRQAFLNALLDGEGGDTVLAQDAATVLGLPTCGPMLCVVALLDATADEPLRSPREALAARGLVSSWQVRPSDVVGLVALGDQPPSEVLAALRPVATGRVGASPVITTLARVAEAYPLARTAARTLTAPGVAFLDDRLPEALLAGGSELTARLAQVAFGDLLTLAEPERATLLATLDAVIDSGGSPTRAAQRLYCHRNTVIYRLHRIESLTGRSMSSARDRLLFALGLLAVPLLDRRRQDGSGVSR